In Papaver somniferum cultivar HN1 chromosome 1, ASM357369v1, whole genome shotgun sequence, a genomic segment contains:
- the LOC113359277 gene encoding probable aspartic protease At2g35615, protein MVKTLILKALSNPKLVDGSKVVSTPIIFKENQSFYYLTLEAISVGDIRVPFDTSTSRNNEVLLEKGNIIIDSGSTVTSLPADFYAAFEAEMKKAITVDPVIDPNTSLRLCYPGDSDPSSVPNVTAHFTDADIVLNPLKLFKLNGDNDELFACLAFLPTDDVAIYGNIVQNNFIVEYDLVNKLVSFMSTIDCRMP, encoded by the exons atggtcaAAACCCTtatacttaaagcactgag CAACCCTAAGCTAGTTGACGGATCAAAAGTTGTTTCAACTCCAATAATCTTTAAAGAAAACCAATCTTTCTATTATCTGACACTTGAAGCTATTAGTGTTGGTGATATTAGAGTTCCTTTCGACACCAGTACTAGCAGAAATAATGAAGTACTACTTGAAAAAGGGAATATTATTATCGACTCCGGTTCTACTGTAACATCTCTACCAGCTGATTTTTACGCAGCATTTGAAGCAGAAATGAAGAAAGCCATTACAGTTGATCCCGTTATTGATCCTAATACAAGTTTAAGATTATGTTATCCAGGGGATTCAGACCCAAGTTCGGTTCCAAACGTTACTGCTCATTTTACTGATGCTGATATTGTTCTTAATCCCTTGAAACTTTTCAAACTAAACGGCGACAATGATGAGCTGTTTGCATGTCTAGCATTCCTGCCAACAGACGACGTGGCCATCTATGGGAATATAGTTCAGAATAACTTCATTGTGGAATATGACCTTGTGAACAAGTTGGTATCATTCATGTCAACAATAGATTGTCGAATGCCATAG